From Panicum hallii strain FIL2 chromosome 2, PHallii_v3.1, whole genome shotgun sequence, a single genomic window includes:
- the LOC112883340 gene encoding serine/threonine-protein kinase AFC1-like isoform X3 — MSCRSLQEMMQQANIMHRLQLIHTDLKPENILLVSSDYVKLPDPKDDGSFSRKLPKSSAIKLIDFGSTAYHHQDRSYIVSTRHYRAPEVILGHGWSYPCDIWSVGCILVELCSGETLFQTHENLEHLAMMERVLGPLPWHMLERADQHSEKYVRRGRLNWPEGATRESIRAVLKLPRLQNLVMQHVDHSAGDFIDLLKRLLAYEPSARLTAEEALSHGFFHKTWQ, encoded by the exons AGCTAATTCATACTGATCTGAAACCAGAGAACATTCTCCTTGTTTCTTCGGATTATGTCAAGTTACCTGATCCCAAG GATGATGGATCATTCTCAAGGAAACTGCCAAAATCAAGTGCCATCAAGTTGATTGACTTTGGAAGCACGGCATACCATCACCAGGATCGCAGCTACATTGTATCTACTAGACACTATCGAGCACCTGAAGTTATTTTGG GACATGGATGGAGCTACCCATGTGATATCTGGAGTGTTGGTTGTATACTTGTTGAGCTTTGCTCG GGTGAGACGCTGTTCCAGACCCACGAGAACTTGGAACATCTGGCAATGATGGAGAGAGTTCTAGGTCCTCTTCCATGGCACATGCTGGAAAGAGCTGA CCAACATTCAGAAAAGTACGTCAGAAGAGGAAGATTGAACTGGCCAGAAGGAGCAACAAGGGAGAGCATTAGAGCTGTTCTCAAATTGCCTCGCCTGCAG AACCTGGTGATGCAGCATGTGGATCACTCTGCTGGGGATTTCATTGACCTGCTGAAACGCCTTCTAGCGTATGAGCCCTCAGCTAGGTTGACTGCTGAAGAAGCGTTGAGTCATGGCTTTTTTCACAAGACATGGCAATAG